Proteins from one Cicer arietinum cultivar CDC Frontier isolate Library 1 chromosome 3, Cicar.CDCFrontier_v2.0, whole genome shotgun sequence genomic window:
- the LOC101497501 gene encoding uncharacterized protein, with amino-acid sequence MRHPSIFGLALLFSFSVTSSSSFPQTPFSSKRYSLLLLQSSSISSPKATPSDLLSLLGPTPHSKTVNPVVARQLKSCLKFMVPFSPTLDAEPPRHRKLGRAELTGPNRRYDNDMIWWPPEPVLELARLAVDSGGDPAAIHRLLDPTIIPVPDVEGSNEEKCQLTRTPYGRRFISEELNMYMQFLFELIVDRGPSVGFDVALNRFDLFHGHLFLSFDTGRLGILFHAREYPAYDKRVFPYNMGFCQRGSNVTYDDSMNLRNILWLAPLPDKSSKSWVAPGVLVVLDARPDGIIYRDLIPDYVQIARTIYEDDLGEVAVDVNILNVGCQSQNYQLFIC; translated from the exons ATGAGACACCCTTCAATCTTCGGATTGGCATTACTCTTCTCATTTTCCGTTACGTCGTCTTCATCTTTTCCACAAACACCATTCTCTTCGAAGCGCTATTctcttcttctccttcaatcTTCCTCCATCTCATCCCCTAAAGCTACTCCCTCTGACTTATTGTCTCTGCTGGGTCCCACACCTCACTCCAAAACCGTCAATCCCGTTGTAGCACGTCAGCTCAAGTCATGCCTCAAATTCATGGTCCCCTTTTCTCCCACACTCGATGCCGAACCTCCACGTCATAGGAAACTGGGCCGGGCCGAACTAACCGGCCCAAATCGGAGATACGATAACGATATGATTTGGTGGCCGCCTGAGCCTGTTTTAGAACTGGCCCGCCTCGCCGTCGATTCCGGTGGCGACCCTGCCGCCATTCATCGCCTTCTTGATCCAACCATCATTCCA GTACCTGATGTGGAAGGATCAAATGAAGAGAAATGCCAACTAACCAGAACTCCCTATGGTAGACGCTTCATTTCTGAG GAACTGAACATGTAtatgcaatttttatttgaactCATTGTTGATCGGGGTCCTTCTGTTGGGTTTGATGTTGCCTTGAATCGCTTTGATTTATTCCACGGCCATCTCTTTCTATCCTTTGACACTGGAAGGCTTGGTATCTT ATTCCATGCAAGGGAATACCCGGCATATGATAAACGAGTGTTCCCGTACAATATGGGTTTTTGTCAGAGAG GGTCCAATGTGACATATGATGATTCAATGAACTTGCGAAATATTCTGTGGCTGGCTCCTTTGCCTGACAAGTCCTCTAAATCTTGGGTGGCACCAG GGGTTCTGGTAGTGCTGGATGCTAGGCCTGATGGAATCATATACAGAGATCTAATACCAGATTATGTACAAATTGCAAGGACTATATATGAAG ATGATCTCGGGGAGGTTGCTGTTGATGTGAACATCTTGAACGTAGGTTGTCAAAGTCAAAATTATCAACTATTCATTTGTTGA
- the LOC101497838 gene encoding ATP-dependent Clp protease proteolytic subunit-related protein 3, chloroplastic, whose amino-acid sequence MATTCFRLPISMPTSPSSSSSRFPPRRFKTLTTVNAFIKPKIPLPPFNPNDPFLSKLASVAASSPETLLNPSSTPDNLPYLDIFESPQLMATPAQLERSVSYNKHRPRRPPPDLPSLLLNGRIVYIGMPLVPAVTELVIAELMYLQWMDPKEPIYIYINSTGTTRADGETVAMETEGFAIYDAMMQMKTEIHTVALGAAVGLACLLLSAGTHGRRYMTPHAKAMIQQPRVPSSGLRPASDVLIHAKEVIVNRDTLVQLLAKHTGNSEETVANVMKRPYYMDALLAKKFGVIDKILWRGQEKIMGDVPSREDWEKGAAGAKVADRF is encoded by the exons ATGGCTACTACATGTTTCCGTTTACCCATATCCATGCCCACTTcaccttcttcttcctcttctcgTTTCCCTCCAAGAAGATTCAAAACTCTTACAACCGTCAATGCATTTAtcaaacccaaaattccattaCCCCCTTTCAACCCTAACGACCCTTTTCTCTCCAAACTCGCTTCCGTCGCTGCCTCTTCTCCAGAAACTCTTCTTAACCCTTCTTCAACTCCTGATAATCTTCCTTATTTGGATATTTTTGAATCCCCTCAACTCATGGCCACTCCCGCTCAA cTTGAAAGGTCTGTTTCGTACAACAAACACCGCCCTAGAAGGCCACCGCCTGATTTGCCTTCGCTGTTGCTCAATGGTCGAATTGTTTACATTGGCATGCCT TTGGTGCCAGCTGTCACAGAGCTTGTTATTGCAGAGCTGATGTACCTTCAGTGGATGGATCCTAAAGAAccaatatatatttacataaattCCACCGGGACTACGCGAGCGGATGGAGAAACG GTAGCAATGGAGACAGAAGGTTTTGCCATTTATGACGCTATGATGCAGATGAAAACTGAG ATACACACAGTGGCCCTTGGAGCTGCTGTTGGTCTAGCCTGTTTGTTACTTTCAGCAGGGACTCATGGCAGACGTTATATGACACCACATGCGAAGG CCATGATTCAGCAGCCCCGTGTTCCATCATCTGGGTTGAGACCTGCAAGTGATGTTCTTATTCATGCAAAGGAG gtgatagtaaacagggacacTCTGGTTCAACTACTGGCCAAACACACGGGAAAT TCTGAGGAAACAGTTGCTAATGTGATGAAGAGACCATATTACATGGATGCGTTATTGGCAAAGAAATTTGGGGTCATTGACAAA ATTCTTTGGCGTGGCCAGGAGAAGATTATGGGAGACGTTCCTTCTCGGGAAGATTGGGAGAAGGGTGCTGCTGGTGCTAAAGTTGCAGATAGATTTTAG
- the LOC101498375 gene encoding protein RALF-like 33, giving the protein MASNLNSLSRFFILICVTLMMVMLSSSPTVVDAGGLEQLGMEWIHQTKTICEGSIADCMLQQGEEEFEFDNEINRRILATTKYISYGALQRNTVPCSRRGASYYNCRPGAQANPYTRGCSAITRCRS; this is encoded by the coding sequence ATGGCTTCAAACTTGAATTCACTTTCTCGATTCTTCATCTTGATTTGTGTTACCCTTATGATGGTGATGTTGAGTTCATCACCGACAGTAGTGGATGCAGGAGGATTAGAACAACTTGGAATGGAATGGATTCACCAAACTAAAACAATCTGCGAAGGTTCAATCGCTGATTGCATGTTACAACAAGGTGAAGAAGAGTTTGAGTTCGATAACGAAATCAATCGGCGCATTTTAGCAACAACTAAGTACATCAGCTATGGTGCGCTTCAGAGGAACACTGTCCCCTGTTCTCGTCGCGGTGCTTCTTACTACAATTGCCGACCCGGTGCTCAGGCCAACCCTTACACTCGTGGATGCAGTGCTATTACGAGGTGCAggagttaa
- the LOC101498716 gene encoding uncharacterized protein: MELTLSDNSLKTFARCITCLARIGNELAIQASSSQLLFHTINSSRSAYQSITFKPSFFDVFKVSSTPLQCSVLLKAVCSVLRTPIANIDHLTVKMPDPDAPKVQWILDCYSGMRKTYWITCNVEPDIQHLSLDRQKFPSNFVVRPRDLNRLLANFQSSLQEITIIATEPASLPPDSANEIGGKAVELRSYIDPTKDNDSLLHTQLWIDPKEEFLQYDHTGDPVDVTFSVKELKAFLSFCEGCEIDIHLHFEKTGEPILMAPKFGLEDGSHSNFDATLVLATMLTSQLHEGATSEPLVVPNRTHARTGERNESPLQQENCRTNASELPSDHTRIWSDLSATAVKNLSALEERQAQEETTLNDNEQIEIQRISTVRISRGNSVAGNNPIDSSFRQPTENDHVQDPQVVSQHHPSNWVDAEEDDDDDTDEDEQYIQPTPPYYDEQ; the protein is encoded by the exons ATGGAGTTAACGTTGAGCGATAACTCTCTGAAAACCTTTGCACGATGCATCACGTGCCTCGCACGTATCGGCAACGAGCTCGCTATTCAAGCCTCTTCCTCTCAG CTTCTTTTCCACACTATCAATTCATCACGATCTGCATATCAATCCATTACTTTCAAACCTAGCTTCTTTGACGTCTTCAAAGTTTCAAGTACTCCTCTACAATGTAGTGTGCTTCTGAAG GCTGTTTGTTCTGTTCTTAGGACACCTATTGCAAATATTGATCATTTGACTGTGAAAATGCCTGATCCAGATGCTCCCAAAGTTCAGTGGATTCTAGATTGCTACAGTG GTATGAGAAAAACCTATTGGATTACTTGCAATGTTGAACCTGACATACAACACTTGTCCCTTGATAGGCAAAAATTTCCCAGCAACTTTGTAGTGAGACCTCGAGATCTGAACAGGTTACTTGCTAATTTTCAGTCATCTCTTCAAGAAATCACTATCATTGCAACAGAACCTGCTTCTTTACCTCCTGATTCTGCAAATGAAATTGGTGGAAAGGCTGTTGAACTTCGTAGTTATATTGACCCAACCAAAG ACAATGATTCACTGCTACACACCCAACTGTGGATAGACCCTAAAGAGGAATTTTTGCAGTATGATCATACCGGGGACCCAGTAGATGTGACTTTCAGTGTAAAAGAACTGAAG GCATTTCTTTCATTTTGTGAGGGCTGTGAGATTGATATCCATTTACATTTTGAGAAAACTGGCGA GCCAATTCTCATGGCACCTAAATTTGGTTTGGAAGATGGGTCCCACTCAAATTTTGATGCTACCCTTGTACTAGCAACCATGTTAACATCTCAGCTTCATGAAGGTGCTACATCAGAACCTCTAGTCGTGCCTAACAGAACGCATGCTCGAACTGGAGAAAGAAATGAATCTCCCTTGCAGCAAGAGAACTGCAGAACGAATGCATCTGAGCTTCCATCTGACCACACCCGTATTTGGTCAGACCTCTCAG CAACTGCAGTTAAAAATCTTAGTGCTTTGGAAGAAAGGCAAGCACAAGAAGAAACAACTTTGAATGATAATGAACAAATAGAAATTCAAAGGATTAGTACAGTGCGAATTTCAAGAGGAAATTCAGTTGCAGGAAATAATCCCATTGATTCCAGTTT CCGCCAACCAACTGAAAATGATCATGTACAAGATCCTCAAG TGGTTTCACAACATCATCCTAGTAACTGGGTAGATGCTGAAGAGGATGACGATGATGATACAGATGAGGATGAGCAGTACATTCAGCCAACACCGCCATACTATGACGAGCAATAA